One Phalacrocorax carbo unplaced genomic scaffold, bPhaCar2.1 SCAFFOLD_239, whole genome shotgun sequence genomic window, GAGTGGGAGGACAGGCAGGGCAGTCCCTTTGTACCAGAGGCTGATGGTGCCCTGTCCATTGAGCCGTTCCCATGTCCCGGGATTGCAGATAagctttctggaagaaaatctcTGCATGGCCTGAAGCTGTCCTACTAAAAGTTGCAGGACACCCCCTGGACTGAATGGCATTGCAGAGATTGGACCTCAGGCTCCTACTGCCCCTCTCCTGAAGCCATGGATTCTTGCAGCCGCTTCTCACCTTGCCGGTCTCTGCTAGAGGCAGAGTGTGGAAACCTCtgagtttaaagaaaagaaatgcagaggcTGGTTTGCGAGACACGATAGGTGGTGCAAAAGTGCTGCTCTGGAGCACGCGGGTATGCTTTGGGCAGCAGCGTGGGTGGGACTGTGCAGGTGATCCCAGCTGATGCACAGCGTGTGCTTGAGCTCAGCTTTGAGAAGAGTTTGCCTCCCAGCCCCGTGGCCTCCTGCTCGCGGAGCCCTGCGTTGCTGTGTTGCAGGTGGGGGTAGTGAGTGCCTTTGCGCAGACGTTACGGAGCTACGCGTCGCTGAACCACCTGGCTCAGGCCACCCGTGCGGTGCTGCAGAACACTTCCCAGATAAACCAGATGCTCGGCGATCTCAATCGGGTCGACTTCACCAACGTGCAGGTAACTTACGGTATCTGCTCCTCGGTCGTCTTGTCTAGAACTGGGAGTGTCTAATGAGGTTGTCTGCTGGTAACCAGCATCTTATTGCCAGTACCAAAAGGCAATTAAATGGACAATTTAAGGGTTTGGGTGTTACTTTCCCGGGTAAGTCTGCCATCTCACGGTGAGTAGTGGAGAAGGTACTAAGGAGCTTCTGTAAGAAGCAGTGCTACCAACAATAATATAGTTCTCATAGTAATACTGTGGTCAGGGCAGCTCGGAGGAGACATGATTCAGAGCTGGTCTGGGGTCCTTGTCTACCAGAAATGCAGCTGAATTCCTAGGTTGGGATGGACCAACCGTGCAGGCTTGGCGTGAGTAACTGTCAGCCCTTCTTCCCAAGCAGGAGCAAGCCTCGTGGGTGTGCCAGTGTGAGGAAGGCATGGTACAGAAGCTGGAGCAGGCTTGCAAGCtcactctgcagcagcagagttcTCTGGACCAGTGGGCTAGCTGGCTGGATAATGTTGTTACTCATGTCCTGAAGCATCACGAGGGCACTCCCAGCTTCCCCAAGGCAGCCAGACAGGTCTTGCTGAAATGGTCTTTCTACaggtacattttctttttcactttggaGATATTTCTGCATTGGGCTCAGGGCACGTAAATAGCTCCTTGGAAAGCCAAGGCCAAGTCCTTTACTCCCGTGCAACTCTGGTTAACTGTTGCTCTGCCCTGGTACAGAAGGGAGCGTTGTGTCTCCTGTATCCTTTCAGGATGGGGATAGGACTAATTTCTGAAAGTGCTTTGATACTCTTGGGTTCGAGGTAGGAACAGAGCACTGTGTCCCACAGTGCCTTCAGGGTCAAGAATTCACATCAGCCGTGATGCACGTCTAAAACGCAtcccaaatattttgtttcccgGCCGTTTTCCAGCTCCATGGCGATCCGGGACCTCACCTTGCGCAGTGCTGCCAGCTTTGGTTCCTTCCACCTGATTTGCCTGCTCTGTGATGAATCCGTGTTTTATCTGGTAGAGCACCGTGTTGCCCAGGCAACAGGGGAGACGCCGACTGCGGGAATGGGAGAGGTGAGAATTGTTAATTCCCTAGAAACAAACCCACACTAAGCAGCTCTTTAAGAGGTTGGGACACGTGTGCTTCACAAACAGCGCTGTGCCCTGAACGTGTTTTTGTAGCCATCGTTGCCGAAGCAGGTACTGAGCTTTTTGAGCGCCTGGCACAAGAATCCAGCTCCTTGAGCCCCTTCCATCCTGGCTTGCTAATAGCTGAGCTGGTGGGTTTGGGGGCAGTTGAGCATCAGCTGGCCTTTGGCGgcctggaggagggaggaaaaggatctCCCTACTTCTCTCCATTAC contains:
- the LOC135311205 gene encoding DNA-binding protein RFX2-like, which translates into the protein MNAMSELPPEIVRAKVGVVSAFAQTLRSYASLNHLAQATRAVLQNTSQINQMLGDLNRVDFTNVQEQASWVCQCEEGMVQKLEQACKLTLQQQSSLDQWASWLDNVVTHVLKHHEGTPSFPKAARQVLLKWSFYSSMAIRDLTLRSAASFGSFHLICLLCDESVFYLVEHRVAQATGETPTAGMGEFGDLTPLSPTPLDKEDMSDLGSEVDTASRSMGGALVKHCDGGSGGAELVELLPQQGFILPFCVLGVWADADYRAEISLQSSSPFWRVCFPTQLAVISKLHQATLDAVIQIAYKDVE